The DNA sequence AATTGTAGGTGGAAATGGTTatgcataatataattttttcaagagTGAGATGCATGTGAAATTCCGTTTTTAGaagaaatcaaaattcattATGCAGTAGACAACTTCAATTCCTGGTGTATTTCACACTTTTACTACTAAAATCATTCATGTTGAACTGAAACTAAACAACTGTTTATCTTACGTTGTACTATGTACTATGCTACTGTATGGTCTTTTATAGTATTTCTTAATCAAGCCATCTTAATTGTGTTGCATCTAGAACTAAATTCAAGAAATCTCAGAGCTAGCTGAGAGGAGTTAAGCTTGGTATTTTTTGGTTGTAGTTTGGGTTTGCAATCTTACATTGGTTTCTTGTTTGACTGCTTTAGGCTAAAAACCTCTTCCCTGGCACAAGCTCAATACTTGTTATTATTTAGGCTTTTAATTGCTATGATTGCAGCCTTGCAGGAtattattcactttttttttgtcagctCATATATATGTGTATGCTGAGTGTTGTGTTTTTTTGCCAGCCCATTTGGGATGCAGTGGTTGACTTCCATCCCCAAGTTTTTATATGGCTGGGAGATAACATTTATGGAGACTTCAAACGCCCTTTCAAAATATTTGGACAGGAAAGGACTGTTGGGCCGTGGAAGAATGTTCCACGATTTGTTCCTTCCTCTGAGCAAGAAATGAAGACTAGATATGAAAAAGCTAAGTCTAATCCTGGCTATGCTCGACTTCAACAGAATGCTGAGGTGCTTTATTCTAAGCTTTTCTACTTGATTTTGCTATCTAGTAGATATTCTCATTGAAAACATAACATTGTTCAAATTTCTGAGTACTAAAATAGTGACTATTCTTATCAATTCTTTTGGCCTGACTTTCACATTTGGTGTGTTAATAGGTTATTGGTACATGGGATGATCATGATTATGGATTAAATGATGCAGGGAAAGAATTTCATGGCAAAATAACCAACCAAaagttgcttcttgatttcttggaCGAACCTCAAGATAGCCCACGGTAGGTGGATAATATCCTTTGCTGCTTTATCATGTTGGGCGTATCTGTATTCTACAGCTTGGGTGATTTGATTTACATTCTTTTAAGAATACTAGTATATAATTGAATCGTTCTCTTAATTTCGGGgttttttttccaatattaTGAGACATATAATTGTATTGGCTGTGGAAcctcagtttttttttcctggagaCTGAAGACATGTTTACGCGTCTGGCTAATATACGTGTTCACCCATTAATAGATTTTAATGGCAGCAGTTGCAGACTTAGATTTTAGATACTTACCCTAGCTTCTCATTTCAGGCGGAAACAGGCTGGTGTATATGCCTCATATATGTATGGTCCTGTAGGTAGAGATATCAAGGTattgatcaaataaaataatctactttattaaattcataaaattcttTCACAATTATTGTGCTGTGGTAGGATGTAACCATTACATGATCGTCTTAAATGTCTTTTGATGTTAAAGAACTCATCTTGTTTTTGTCAATAATAAGACTTGAGAGTTGCTTTTAAAttgtgttttaacttttaagcatGAATCTTGTACTAATATTTGCTTTTACTGTGGATTGGGGTAAACTATTCAGATTGTCCTCTTAGATACCAGATATCACAGAGACCCTGTAGGAAGTGATGGAACCATTTTGGGGAATTCACAATGGTTGTGGTTGGAGAAAGAGCTCAAGGGTCCACCAACAGCTCTTACCATAATTGGATCTTCTATTCAGGTACAGCAATTAGGTATCATTGTTATAATCCCAGAGATTAATAAGAATTATTCACAATGCTAAACATGATACATATTATTACACCTTCATCTTTATGAGTTTTGGCTACATTATCAATTATTATGCCTATATTCTTCACACTGTACATCTAAATTTGACTGGGAGTAATTGTTTTATTGATTTAGAATGTGGCTTTCCACATTCTAATAGCTTTAGGCGCTTTTCTCATGAAAATCTTGCTGAACTCAATATATAATTCAGTTTTGTGCTTGAATTGTTGCACCTTGGAATATTgagatatgtttttatgttgttaatatgaaatcatttctatattcttttttctctgtCAGGTTATATCAAATCTTTCAGCAACCATTCGTCCATTGTTTGCAATGGAATCATGGGCTCGTTTTCCAAAGGAAAGAGATCGCCTTTTTAAATTAATCGCTGATAGTAAGGTAACAACTTTCAGTACATTCCTTTTCTATGTTTTACATTGATGTTGTTAAAGGGACTTACATTGGTGTCATTTACGTAGCTGGAGTGAGGACTCATTTCACTTCTTATTAGTCTTTTCTATGCAGAGGGCTggagtattttttattagtggAGATGTTCACTTTGGAGAAATCACGAGATATGATTGTGCTTTGGACTATCCACTATATGATTTAACCTCAAGTGGAGTTACACAATCAGTTGAGGAGGTTGTCCCACATTTCTTGCGTTCTTTTGTGAGATTTGTGGCATGGTTGACCCCATCTACAAT is a window from the Glycine max cultivar Williams 82 chromosome 2, Glycine_max_v4.0, whole genome shotgun sequence genome containing:
- the HS1 gene encoding calcineurin-like metallophosphoesterase transmembrane protein precursor, with protein sequence MGIDQRRWRWWNAVVFIGMVGVTGSNSQEKQKQVVSRIAFGSCSNQSAPQPIWDAVVDFHPQVFIWLGDNIYGDFKRPFKIFGQERTVGPWKNVPRFVPSSEQEMKTRYEKAKSNPGYARLQQNAEVIGTWDDHDYGLNDAGKEFHGKITNQKLLLDFLDEPQDSPRRKQAGVYASYMYGPVGRDIKIVLLDTRYHRDPVGSDGTILGNSQWLWLEKELKGPPTALTIIGSSIQVISNLSATIRPLFAMESWARFPKERDRLFKLIADSKRAGVFFISGDVHFGEITRYDCALDYPLYDLTSSGVTQSVEEVVPHFLRSFVRFVAWLTPSTMRVKDQNCRYKSCIYGQTNFGTIEIDWDSHPVTLKFKVRDKDSIMVTGVDVSLMELQPSNSEVLDRAKTEHNNSKHCTLEVSLPWIVRHRLAILFFSALFVLLVVFVVLVYTCFRFCRLESCKRKHD